A window of Massilia sp. NR 4-1 genomic DNA:
GCTGGTCTCTACAGCCCCCTGGAGGCGCGCGCTGCGGATGGGCGCGCCCGTTTGGTATCAGCTGCGGCCGCGCACTGCGTCCCACAGCTTGCCGGCCACGGTCACCAGGGCCAGCACGATGGCGCCGGCCACAACCCCGGCCACGCCATTCAACACGCTCGGCGTCAGCACGCCCAGCACGGGGCCGATGCCGGCCACGCCCTGCGCTGCCGCGCCCGCATGCTCGATGGCATGGTGGGCGGCCGGAATGCCGTGGGTCAGGATGCCGCCGCCGACCATGAACATGGCGGCCGTGCCGACCACGGACAGTAATTTCATCAGCACCGGCGCCGCCGCCAGCAGGAAGCGGCCGAAGGCGCGCACGCCGGCCGCGGCCGCGCCGGCGCGCTGACTCAGGTAGAGGCCGGCGTCATCCATTTTGACGATGCCGGCCACGATGCCGTACACGCCCACCGTCATCACGACGGCGATGCCGACCAGCACCGCCACCTGCTGGGCGAAGCTGGCATCGGCCACGGTGCCCAGCGCGATCACGATGATCTCGGCCGACAGGATGAAGTCGGTGCGGATGGCGCCCTTGATCTTGTCCTTTTCCAGCGCCACCAGGTCGACGGCTGGATCGGCCACGGCGGCCGCCAGCTCGGCGTGGTGCGCGGCGTCTTCCTCGGCGCTGTGCAGGAATTGATGGGCGATCTTCTCGAAGCCCTCGAAGCACAGATAGGCGCCGCCCAGCATCAGCAGGGGCACGATGGCCCAGGGCGCGAAGGCGCTGATGGCCAGCGCGGCCGGCACCAGGATGGCCTTGTTCTTCATCGAGCCGACGGCCACCGCCCACACCACGGGCAGTTCGCGCTCGGCCTGCACGCCGGCCACCTGCTGCGCATTCAGCGCCAGGTCGTCGCCCAGCACGCCGGCGGTCTTTTGCGCCGCCACCTTGCTCATGGCGCCGACGTCGTCGAGGATGGTGGCGATATCGTCGATCAGTGCCAGCAGGCTGGTTCCGGCCATCAGAGGCCTCCCTGGAAGGTGGTGCGCATAGACATGGAAAATAAGAAAGCTGATTCAAAGAGCAATCTTACCCCAGACCAAGATCGGCGAATACCGCCGCCAGGCGCTAGAATGAAATATTTAAGTTGGGAGCCACGATGAGTTTCGCCGCTTGGATCACCTTTGTCATTGCCGCCTGCATCATCTCGGTTTCGCCCGGGTCCGGCGCCGTGTTGTCGATGTCGCACGGCCTCTCCTACGGGGTGCGCAAGGCCAGCGCCACCATCATGGGCCTGATCGCCGGCCTGCTGCTGCTGATCGGCATTGCCGGCGCCGGCGTCGGTTCCCTGCTGCTGGCCTCGGAATTCGCTTTCAGCGTGGTCAAGACCGTGGGCGCCCTCTACCTGATCTACCTGGGCCTGTGCCAGTGGCGCGCCAAGACCGCCGCCGGCCTCGGCGTGGACGCGGCGTCCGGGCGGCCGCAGGCGCCCTCGCTGCGGCGCCGCTTCATGACCGGTTTCCTGACCAATGCCACCAATCCCAAGGGCATCATCTTCATGGTGGCCGTGCTGCCGCAGTTCATCACCCAGGGCCAGCCCGTGCTGCCCCAGCTGCTGATCCTGGCCGCCACCATGGTCACCATCGATTGCATCGTGATGCACGGTTACGCCTTCCTGGCCTCGTCCATGCAGCGCTTTTTCCGCGATGCGGGCGCCGTGAAAAAACAAAACCGCGTATTCGGCGGTTTGCTGATGGCGGTGGGCGCCGCCCTTTTCTTTGTTAAACGCGGCAGCCATGCCTGAGAAAAAGGCGCATACTGTAGCCAGCGCAGCACAAAAAAGCGCGCTTTATCTTGCGGAATAATTAATACAAAACTCTGCACGATATGAAAAAAACTGTAACGCCGGTCGCCATGCGCGGCGCTTCCGGCGTTTAATATATGGCTATACAAGGAGACACTTCATGCAACGCAAATTTCTTCATTTCATATTACTGGTGGCGCTGATCACCGCCTCGGCCCTGGCACTGGCAGCGTAAAACGCCGCTCTCCGGCGGCGGATATTGCAGTTCATCCGCCTTTTTTTGTCTTTCAAGCGCCGAATTGAACAGTCTGTCACAATACCGTGGTTTCGCTCTGCGCTATTCCGTAGAGTGCCGACAGTGGAATATGCAAAACAGTGCCGACGACAGGACTTTGAATGTCCGCACCGCCCGCTTTTGTTTTTCTCCACCCCGGTTTTGTCCCGACTATTTTCATTCCGCATGAACGAGAATAGTTTTTACCAGCCCCTTGGGGCTGGTTTTTTTTATTCCCTATTCCGCTTCCCGCGCGCGCTGCCGGATACGCTCGCGCCATTCGCCCAAGGCCGCCAGGGCGCCATGGAATTCCTTTTCGATCAGATCGGCTTCGGCCACCGACACCTTGCCGTCCAGCAGGGCGCTGGCCACCGCCTCGGCCACCGCGCCGACCTGGCTCATCACCTTGCACACCGTCTGCGACAGATCGTCCTGGCCGACCTGCTCGGGCAGCGGCACGACGAAGGCCGCCATGCCGTGCCGCGTCAGCAGGGCGTGCAGGGGCCGCATGGCGTCGGCCACGCCGGCCTGGTGGCACAGCTCGACGATGGCCGAGACTTCCTCGAACGAGGGGTAATGCGAGGCGATCGTCGGCGCCAGCTTATTGCGCAGCACATTGACCGAGATGTCCATGGCCAGGGCCAGGGCCTCGATGCCGCCGGGGTAGCCGCGCGCCACGGTGTACAGGGCGTCGTGCTGGTTCATAGCGAGATACTTGCGAGTCATGGTGAAGCTGATCCTTTTTTACCGTTGCAATGACTTGGGCTGGACAGTATGCTGTCTTTCATTCAACTAGCAATATAACCATTTTTCCGGGAAGCCAAGATGAAGTTATTCCGCACCGCCCTCATCGCCGCCCTGCTGCTGCCGCTGGCCAGCATGGGCGCGGCCGACGCGCGGCCCAGCTCCTCGTATAAAAGCGGATTTTCGTCGCAAAAGAGCAGCCCGGCAAGGAGCGCGCCGTCCAAGGCCGCGCCGGATTATTCGAGCCGCCGCTCCAGCTATGGTTCTTTCAGCGGCAGCAGCC
This region includes:
- a CDS encoding phage regulatory CII family protein, with the translated sequence MTRKYLAMNQHDALYTVARGYPGGIEALALAMDISVNVLRNKLAPTIASHYPSFEEVSAIVELCHQAGVADAMRPLHALLTRHGMAAFVVPLPEQVGQDDLSQTVCKVMSQVGAVAEAVASALLDGKVSVAEADLIEKEFHGALAALGEWRERIRQRAREAE
- a CDS encoding DUF808 domain-containing protein — encoded protein: MAGTSLLALIDDIATILDDVGAMSKVAAQKTAGVLGDDLALNAQQVAGVQAERELPVVWAVAVGSMKNKAILVPAALAISAFAPWAIVPLLMLGGAYLCFEGFEKIAHQFLHSAEEDAAHHAELAAAVADPAVDLVALEKDKIKGAIRTDFILSAEIIVIALGTVADASFAQQVAVLVGIAVVMTVGVYGIVAGIVKMDDAGLYLSQRAGAAAAGVRAFGRFLLAAAPVLMKLLSVVGTAAMFMVGGGILTHGIPAAHHAIEHAGAAAQGVAGIGPVLGVLTPSVLNGVAGVVAGAIVLALVTVAGKLWDAVRGRS
- a CDS encoding LysE family transporter, yielding MSFAAWITFVIAACIISVSPGSGAVLSMSHGLSYGVRKASATIMGLIAGLLLLIGIAGAGVGSLLLASEFAFSVVKTVGALYLIYLGLCQWRAKTAAGLGVDAASGRPQAPSLRRRFMTGFLTNATNPKGIIFMVAVLPQFITQGQPVLPQLLILAATMVTIDCIVMHGYAFLASSMQRFFRDAGAVKKQNRVFGGLLMAVGAALFFVKRGSHA